The following are encoded together in the Verrucomicrobiia bacterium genome:
- a CDS encoding redoxin domain-containing protein, translated as MKTLVRAGLSLPLLLLLACAGDKKETAQTPPVPVAGQASLELEVKSRLAPGLEFPRLTVADHLGNRYEIRALLSREKNVVLLLDAACPACAEEARKIQRFAQLRPELNVLGISKDSASAVLAFKKRHGLIFPVLLDVEQKLVPDYRRVTFPTLVLVGPDKKITKLYEGEIPPAEAGPLLRMLTGQ; from the coding sequence GTGAAAACGTTGGTGCGCGCCGGGTTGTCCCTCCCGCTCCTTCTGCTTTTGGCCTGTGCCGGGGACAAGAAAGAAACGGCCCAAACGCCGCCGGTTCCGGTTGCCGGACAGGCTTCGCTCGAGCTGGAGGTCAAAAGCCGCCTGGCCCCCGGGCTGGAGTTCCCCCGCCTGACGGTGGCCGACCACCTGGGGAACCGCTACGAGATTCGCGCCCTCCTTTCCAGGGAGAAAAACGTCGTTTTGCTTCTGGACGCCGCCTGCCCCGCCTGCGCGGAGGAGGCCCGGAAAATCCAGCGCTTCGCCCAGCTCCGCCCGGAGTTGAACGTTTTGGGGATTTCAAAGGATTCGGCATCGGCCGTTCTGGCCTTCAAAAAACGCCACGGCCTGATATTTCCGGTTCTGTTGGATGTGGAACAAAAACTGGTGCCGGACTACCGGCGGGTGACCTTCCCGACCTTGGTTCTGGTCGGCCCGGACAAAAAAATAACCAAGCTCTATGAGGGGGAAATCCCCCCGGCCGAGGCGGGTCCCCTTTTGCGGATGCTCACGGGACAGTAA